In Solanum pennellii chromosome 3, SPENNV200, a single window of DNA contains:
- the LOC107012649 gene encoding uncharacterized protein LOC107012649 isoform X1, which translates to MAEKEMEGKVMEGVASVALIDNGSISGHFIHLPHSICYGIHGTEMVCERECSRGEDYRLVKLTIIDYNRKRERDVIVECRGHDAARIQNVQHAHGWDDDVVNMLDEKEQKHKILVSFECETLKGGKEAEDHINKFMPKLAGTDAVDKLNTKKGKRLFKCLPQLTHHSCRILQKYITFRGSDTYLMLTFINEEFLSS; encoded by the exons ATGG CTGAAAAAGAAATGGAAGGAAAAGTTATGGAAGGCGTTGCTTCAGTAGCACTAATAGATAACGGGTCTATTTCCGGTCATTTTATTCACCTTCCTCATTCTATCTGTTATGGCATACATGGAACTG AGATGGTTTGTGAAAGGGAATGCAGTAGGGGTGAGGATTACCGTTTGGTGAAACTTACAATCATTGACTACAAT agaaaaagagaaagggaTGTTATTGTGGAGTGCAGAGGACATGATGCTGCTAGGATTCAGAATGTTCAACATGCCCATGG ATGGGATGATGATGTTGTCAATATGCTTGACGAGAAGGAACAGAAGCACAAGATTCTTGTTTCTTTCGAGTGTGAGACACTGAAAGGAGGTAAAGAAGCTGAGGACCATATCAACAAATTCATGCCCAAATTAGCTGGGACAGATGCTGTTG ATAAGCTGAACACAAAGAAGGGaaagaggcttttcaaatgtTTACCTCAATTAACTCATCATTCGTGCCGGATCCTTCAAAAATACATAACCTTTAGAGGATCTGACACATACCTGATGTTAACTTTCATTAATGAAGAATTCCTAAGTTCTTGA
- the LOC107012649 gene encoding uncharacterized protein LOC107012649 isoform X3 has protein sequence MAEKEMEGKVMEGVASVALIDNGSISGHFIHLPHSICYGIHGTEMVCERECSRGEDYRLVKLTIIDYNRKRERDVIVECRGHDAARIQNVQHAHGWDDDVVNMLDEKEQKHKILVSFECETLKGGKEAEDHINKFMPKLAGTDAVVNIGKMRIVGLDFEDATGDEDNNQQNI, from the exons ATGG CTGAAAAAGAAATGGAAGGAAAAGTTATGGAAGGCGTTGCTTCAGTAGCACTAATAGATAACGGGTCTATTTCCGGTCATTTTATTCACCTTCCTCATTCTATCTGTTATGGCATACATGGAACTG AGATGGTTTGTGAAAGGGAATGCAGTAGGGGTGAGGATTACCGTTTGGTGAAACTTACAATCATTGACTACAAT agaaaaagagaaagggaTGTTATTGTGGAGTGCAGAGGACATGATGCTGCTAGGATTCAGAATGTTCAACATGCCCATGG ATGGGATGATGATGTTGTCAATATGCTTGACGAGAAGGAACAGAAGCACAAGATTCTTGTTTCTTTCGAGTGTGAGACACTGAAAGGAGGTAAAGAAGCTGAGGACCATATCAACAAATTCATGCCCAAATTAGCTGGGACAGATGCTGTTG TTAACATTGGCAAGATGAGGATTGTAGGCTTGGACTTCGAAGATGCAACTGGTGATGAAGATAATAACCAGCAGAATATTTGA
- the LOC107012649 gene encoding uncharacterized protein LOC107012649 isoform X2, whose amino-acid sequence MEGKVMEGVASVALIDNGSISGHFIHLPHSICYGIHGTEMVCERECSRGEDYRLVKLTIIDYNRKRERDVIVECRGHDAARIQNVQHAHGWDDDVVNMLDEKEQKHKILVSFECETLKGGKEAEDHINKFMPKLAGTDAVDKLNTKKGKRLFKCLPQLTHHSCRILQKYITFRGSDTYLMLTFINEEFLSS is encoded by the exons ATGGAAGGAAAAGTTATGGAAGGCGTTGCTTCAGTAGCACTAATAGATAACGGGTCTATTTCCGGTCATTTTATTCACCTTCCTCATTCTATCTGTTATGGCATACATGGAACTG AGATGGTTTGTGAAAGGGAATGCAGTAGGGGTGAGGATTACCGTTTGGTGAAACTTACAATCATTGACTACAAT agaaaaagagaaagggaTGTTATTGTGGAGTGCAGAGGACATGATGCTGCTAGGATTCAGAATGTTCAACATGCCCATGG ATGGGATGATGATGTTGTCAATATGCTTGACGAGAAGGAACAGAAGCACAAGATTCTTGTTTCTTTCGAGTGTGAGACACTGAAAGGAGGTAAAGAAGCTGAGGACCATATCAACAAATTCATGCCCAAATTAGCTGGGACAGATGCTGTTG ATAAGCTGAACACAAAGAAGGGaaagaggcttttcaaatgtTTACCTCAATTAACTCATCATTCGTGCCGGATCCTTCAAAAATACATAACCTTTAGAGGATCTGACACATACCTGATGTTAACTTTCATTAATGAAGAATTCCTAAGTTCTTGA